A region of Polyangiaceae bacterium DNA encodes the following proteins:
- a CDS encoding DUF1810 domain-containing protein: protein MKSLLYSSHEDRHDHLMQRFVAAQELIYSTALAELEAGRKQSHWMWFIFPQIAGLGHSPMAQRYALASLDEARAYLAHPLLGQRLEECTRAVLRHPKRSAYEIFGSPDDLKFRSSMTLFHRAAPAHPLFTRALSVFYGGEEDPKTLERL, encoded by the coding sequence ATGAAGTCGTTGCTTTACTCGTCGCACGAAGATCGGCATGATCATCTCATGCAGCGATTCGTGGCCGCGCAGGAGCTGATCTACTCCACGGCACTGGCCGAGCTCGAGGCTGGCCGTAAGCAATCACATTGGATGTGGTTCATTTTTCCGCAGATTGCGGGGCTGGGGCACAGTCCAATGGCGCAACGATATGCGCTTGCGTCGCTCGACGAAGCGCGAGCCTATCTTGCGCATCCACTGCTTGGGCAGAGGCTCGAAGAATGCACGCGCGCGGTGTTGCGCCATCCGAAACGTTCCGCATATGAAATATTCGGTTCACCCGATGATCTGAAGTTTCGCTCGTCAATGACCCTTTTTCACCGTGCGGCTCCCGCGCATCCACTCTTTACTCGAGCCTTGTCTGTTTTTTATGGCGGCGAAGAGGATCCCAAAACGCTCGAACGGCTTTGA
- a CDS encoding amidase — translation MTYDLGTAKAPRLAGRALEAATAALEHPVTGLLASHKLMQDLGILDFRRAHIPEPPTVGPDLPRLGSIDGSSSTPLDLEAIVKGARPANGFAFESAADFHEAYRSGRADPVVVAERFIAAAERLDKGEGAMHIFIERNNERVLAEARASRERYRQHAPLGPLDGVPITIKDELDVDGYHTTVGTRFLKNLATDDAASVARLRKAGAVILGKVNMYEIGIDTSGFNAHHGTPTNPYAPGHYPGGSSSGSAASVAAGFGPISVGADGGGSIRIPAALCGVVGLKATWSRITELGAFPLCASVGHVGPLGATVRDVALAYAIMAGPEPLDHDSLHQPAVHLTGFGDEDLRHLRFGFYRPWVEHASPEVTRAVWDALDVFRQQGAEIIEVSVPELDRVRIAQAITILCEMATCMERFDAEHRRDYGLGVRINLAIARSLTGRDYVQAQRMRTRFQRHLATVFEKVDVIVTPTTAQTAPPIAADVFPRGESNLEVTSNLMRYSFPANLSGNPALSVPGGYDAHARPIGIQLMGRPWEEHVLLRAGEVLERRVARRSPVIHTRLLRD, via the coding sequence ATGACCTACGACCTCGGCACAGCAAAAGCACCTCGTTTGGCCGGCCGCGCGCTCGAAGCAGCGACCGCGGCGCTCGAACATCCAGTCACCGGCTTGCTTGCTTCGCACAAGCTCATGCAAGACCTCGGCATTTTGGATTTTCGCCGAGCCCACATCCCTGAACCTCCCACCGTCGGCCCAGACCTTCCGCGCCTTGGATCCATCGATGGTTCGAGCTCGACGCCGCTCGACCTCGAAGCCATCGTGAAGGGCGCTCGGCCGGCGAATGGCTTTGCCTTTGAATCCGCTGCCGATTTTCATGAAGCCTATCGATCCGGACGCGCCGATCCGGTCGTCGTCGCCGAGCGATTCATTGCCGCTGCCGAACGTCTCGACAAGGGCGAAGGCGCCATGCACATTTTCATCGAGCGCAACAATGAACGCGTATTGGCGGAAGCTCGTGCCAGCCGCGAACGATATCGACAACATGCACCGCTCGGGCCGCTCGATGGCGTGCCCATTACCATCAAGGACGAGCTCGACGTCGACGGATATCATACGACCGTCGGTACGCGATTTTTGAAAAACCTTGCGACCGACGATGCCGCCAGCGTAGCGCGATTACGCAAAGCTGGCGCAGTGATTCTCGGCAAGGTCAATATGTACGAAATTGGCATCGACACGTCGGGATTCAATGCGCATCACGGGACGCCCACGAATCCTTATGCTCCTGGCCATTATCCGGGTGGCTCGTCGAGCGGTTCCGCGGCCAGCGTTGCAGCCGGGTTTGGCCCCATTTCCGTGGGTGCCGATGGCGGCGGCTCCATTCGTATTCCCGCAGCACTTTGCGGCGTCGTCGGGCTCAAAGCCACGTGGAGCCGCATTACGGAGCTCGGCGCATTTCCTCTATGCGCAAGCGTCGGACACGTCGGACCCTTGGGCGCCACCGTGCGAGACGTCGCCCTGGCGTATGCCATCATGGCCGGTCCCGAGCCGCTCGATCACGATTCTCTTCATCAACCAGCCGTGCATTTGACGGGTTTCGGCGATGAGGATTTACGACACCTTCGTTTCGGGTTTTACCGGCCATGGGTCGAACATGCCTCGCCCGAAGTGACCCGTGCCGTATGGGACGCGCTGGATGTATTTCGCCAGCAAGGTGCTGAAATCATTGAAGTATCCGTTCCCGAGCTCGACCGTGTGCGCATCGCGCAAGCCATTACCATTTTGTGCGAAATGGCAACCTGCATGGAACGATTCGACGCCGAACATCGTCGCGATTATGGTCTCGGCGTGCGAATCAACTTGGCCATTGCCCGATCGCTCACGGGACGCGATTACGTGCAAGCGCAGCGTATGCGCACGCGATTCCAGCGCCATTTGGCAACCGTTTTCGAAAAAGTGGACGTCATCGTGACGCCAACGACGGCGCAGACGGCTCCTCCAATTGCAGCCGACGTGTTTCCGCGCGGGGAAAGCAATCTCGAAGTGACGAGCAACCTCATGCGATACAGCTTTCCCGCAAATTTGTCGGGCAATCCAGCGCTCTCCGTGCCAGGCGGATATGACGCCCATGCGCGGCCCATTGGCATCCAGCTCATGGGGCGACCGTGGGAAGAACACGTGCTCTTGCGCGCCGGCGAGGTTCTCGAGCGCCGCGTGGCGCGTCGATCTCCCGTCATCCACACGCGCCTGCTTCGAGACTGA
- a CDS encoding nucleotidyltransferase family protein, whose translation MHPLQHELGAILAEAERRGIPLVVLGAFAVRAYLREPDQRYTHDLDLFAHADALAALREMLTTRGYTVYSGGLWWRAERTSEKERVLVDIALGSVVDMMSFESYPLEIKEAQLRAEPGGPLIPVPPVEDLLAMKILAHRDKDILDVIALLRDVGHVIRPEAFARRVEVRDLEIPMRRGYLEIMAAIESGELARLWELRTGAPPSQDLLPQVVSQLHTLFP comes from the coding sequence GTGCATCCTCTCCAGCATGAACTCGGAGCAATTCTTGCCGAGGCTGAGCGGCGCGGCATCCCACTCGTCGTGCTTGGCGCGTTCGCAGTCCGCGCGTACCTCCGTGAGCCAGATCAGCGTTATACCCACGATCTCGACCTCTTCGCGCATGCAGACGCACTTGCTGCGTTGCGTGAAATGCTCACGACCCGAGGCTATACGGTTTATTCGGGCGGCTTATGGTGGCGCGCCGAGCGAACATCGGAAAAGGAACGGGTCCTCGTCGACATTGCCTTGGGCTCCGTCGTCGACATGATGTCGTTCGAAAGTTATCCCCTAGAAATCAAGGAGGCGCAACTTCGCGCGGAGCCCGGGGGGCCACTCATTCCTGTGCCACCCGTAGAAGATTTACTCGCAATGAAGATTCTCGCCCATCGGGATAAAGACATTCTCGATGTCATCGCCCTGCTGCGCGACGTAGGCCACGTCATCCGACCTGAAGCGTTCGCACGACGCGTCGAGGTTCGCGATCTCGAAATTCCCATGCGTCGAGGCTATCTCGAAATCATGGCAGCAATCGAATCTGGAGAGCTTGCTAGGCTGTGGGAGCTTCGAACGGGCGCCCCGCCTTCCCAGGACCTCTTGCCACAAGTCGTTTCCCAGCTACATACTCTCTTCCCATGA
- a CDS encoding PD-(D/E)XK nuclease family protein, with amino-acid sequence MLRLVVSPRSEERLSAAEAFLCEAPSDTEVLLVGASRGAALDLAARVGAKRGATFGLHRLTLGRLAARLAAIDLAKRGIAPASPLAIEAVVTRAVADALAQNLLDYFAPVAKTPSFSRTLCTTIAELRAERIGPDDIRGVDRRSSDIRTLLRLYEEHRARAKIADHADVLFTAAAATREAADVRRSMLVLVDVPITSRADESLVTELVRHAKQSFACVPMGDGRAERVLSTLATSRVEPLPDEPGSALSRLCQYIFAAEEIKPTETSDDVAFFSAPGERRECVEIARRILAEARRGVRFDDVAVFLRAPEAYAGLLESAFARAKIPAHFAFGSSQPEPSGRALLALLACRAEDFSSKRFAEFLSLAPTNRDVVLTTNESSLPSSRSELLGALLEGQPVMLPYETTPTLPKASSTPLLPTLLWERLLAEASIVGRKDRWPRRLDALGQSFDRELHLLRQTDSSSPRIDTVERESQALRDLSDFALPLIEALAALPQRASWKVWLEELGRIATMALEDPSHVITTFTELDPMADVEDVAFDEVRRVLEGRLGTKTVQPSGRRYGEVFVGTPDLARGRSFAVVFVPGLAERLFPEAPREDPILLDADRRAISKTLWTQTDRGQYERLLLRLSVGAARQRVHLSYPRVEVTAGRPRMPSFYGLDVRRATTGILPDHDTLERDAATASGTRLAWPAPALPEDAIDDAEHDLAMLGLLLHSSNDAPTAGRAQYLLDLNPHLARSLRSRSARWDRPYSHHDGVIRKTAATAPVLNANRLRTRSFAVTAIEKFAACPYRFLLAAIHRIPARERRTTPDRLDPITRGVLFHRVQAAALAALEKQDGLPLCLDRQTQALRALDQCLDKAARDHEERVLPTVSSVFWDEIERMRIELHGWMMQVIEDHDHLELIRYDLSFGLPLHEHEDPRSMAEAAKLNEGFLLHGAIDVVERHVATSQCRVTDIKTGTSFAKPTMVIGGGEVLQPVLYALSYEAVWNERVVDARLSFCTHRGGHTEHVIALDGAARERAKRVLELVDDAIDKGFFPAAPRENACDNCGYRIVCGPHEERRAARKDESTVDDGVMFSRLRAIRSEP; translated from the coding sequence GTGCTCCGCCTGGTCGTCTCCCCACGAAGCGAAGAGCGCCTATCGGCCGCGGAAGCGTTTCTGTGCGAAGCGCCAAGCGACACCGAAGTGCTCCTCGTGGGGGCGTCACGCGGTGCTGCGCTGGATCTCGCCGCGCGCGTGGGCGCAAAACGAGGCGCGACCTTCGGCCTGCATCGGCTGACCCTCGGACGACTCGCCGCGCGCCTTGCCGCAATCGATCTCGCGAAACGCGGCATCGCACCGGCATCGCCACTCGCGATCGAAGCTGTCGTGACGCGCGCCGTCGCGGACGCGCTCGCGCAAAACCTGCTCGATTACTTCGCCCCCGTAGCAAAAACACCGAGTTTTTCCCGTACACTCTGCACGACGATCGCCGAGCTTCGTGCCGAGCGCATCGGGCCGGACGACATCCGAGGCGTCGATCGAAGAAGCAGCGACATCCGCACGCTGTTGCGCCTCTACGAAGAACATCGCGCCCGCGCCAAGATCGCCGATCACGCCGACGTGCTCTTCACAGCAGCCGCCGCCACGCGCGAAGCCGCCGATGTGCGCCGATCCATGCTCGTGCTGGTCGACGTGCCCATCACCTCGCGCGCAGACGAATCGCTCGTGACCGAGCTCGTTCGTCACGCCAAACAGTCCTTCGCATGCGTACCCATGGGCGACGGCCGAGCCGAACGAGTGCTGTCGACGCTTGCCACGAGCCGCGTAGAACCGCTGCCCGACGAACCTGGGTCGGCCCTGTCGCGCCTGTGCCAATACATATTTGCGGCCGAGGAGATAAAACCCACCGAGACGAGCGACGATGTGGCGTTTTTCTCGGCACCTGGTGAACGTCGCGAATGCGTGGAGATCGCGCGTCGCATCTTGGCCGAAGCGAGGCGCGGCGTGCGATTCGACGACGTCGCGGTTTTTCTTCGCGCACCCGAAGCATACGCGGGCCTGCTCGAAAGCGCCTTTGCTCGCGCAAAAATTCCCGCCCACTTCGCGTTCGGGTCGTCCCAGCCCGAACCATCGGGACGCGCCCTGCTCGCACTTTTGGCCTGCCGCGCAGAAGACTTTTCCTCGAAACGCTTCGCCGAATTCCTTTCGCTCGCACCAACGAATCGTGACGTCGTTTTGACCACCAACGAATCGTCGCTTCCCTCGAGTCGCTCCGAGCTCCTCGGCGCGCTGCTCGAAGGACAACCCGTCATGCTTCCGTACGAAACAACGCCGACATTACCCAAAGCATCGTCCACGCCGCTTTTGCCGACGCTTCTTTGGGAACGATTGCTCGCAGAGGCATCCATCGTCGGGCGCAAGGATCGCTGGCCAAGACGCCTCGATGCGCTGGGCCAATCGTTCGATCGTGAACTACATCTGCTGCGACAAACCGATTCGAGCTCACCACGCATCGACACCGTAGAGCGCGAAAGCCAAGCGCTACGTGACCTTTCGGACTTTGCCCTGCCGCTCATCGAAGCGCTGGCCGCGCTGCCGCAACGAGCAAGCTGGAAGGTTTGGCTCGAAGAACTCGGCCGCATCGCCACGATGGCGCTCGAAGACCCATCGCACGTGATCACGACGTTTACCGAGCTCGATCCGATGGCCGATGTCGAAGACGTTGCCTTCGACGAGGTGCGACGTGTTCTCGAAGGGCGCCTCGGCACGAAAACCGTGCAGCCGTCGGGACGCAGGTACGGTGAAGTGTTCGTCGGCACGCCGGACTTGGCGCGAGGGCGATCGTTTGCGGTGGTGTTCGTTCCGGGACTTGCTGAACGATTGTTCCCCGAAGCGCCGCGTGAAGATCCCATTTTGCTCGACGCCGATCGAAGGGCGATCAGCAAAACGTTATGGACTCAAACGGATCGCGGGCAATACGAGCGACTGCTCTTGCGATTGTCCGTTGGAGCTGCTCGTCAGCGAGTGCACTTGTCGTATCCGCGCGTCGAGGTCACGGCTGGTCGTCCGCGGATGCCTTCGTTTTACGGGCTCGACGTGCGGCGCGCGACGACGGGAATTTTGCCTGATCACGACACGCTCGAGCGCGACGCGGCAACTGCATCGGGTACGCGTTTGGCATGGCCTGCACCAGCCCTTCCCGAAGACGCGATTGACGACGCCGAACACGACTTGGCGATGCTGGGGCTGCTCTTGCATTCATCGAATGACGCTCCGACTGCAGGTCGAGCGCAGTACCTGCTGGACTTGAATCCGCATCTTGCGCGATCGCTCCGATCGCGATCGGCACGTTGGGATCGGCCGTATTCGCACCACGACGGCGTCATTCGCAAGACCGCGGCAACGGCGCCCGTGCTGAACGCCAATCGACTGCGCACGCGTTCGTTTGCCGTGACGGCGATCGAGAAATTCGCCGCGTGTCCGTACCGATTTCTGCTCGCCGCAATTCACAGAATCCCGGCGCGTGAAAGACGAACGACGCCGGACAGGCTCGATCCGATCACGCGAGGCGTGCTTTTTCATCGCGTACAGGCTGCAGCGCTGGCGGCGCTCGAAAAACAAGACGGTTTGCCGCTATGTTTGGATCGCCAAACCCAAGCACTACGCGCGCTCGATCAGTGTCTGGACAAAGCCGCGCGTGACCATGAAGAGCGCGTGCTGCCCACGGTATCGAGCGTTTTTTGGGACGAGATCGAACGCATGCGCATCGAGCTGCATGGGTGGATGATGCAGGTGATCGAAGATCACGATCACTTGGAGCTCATACGTTACGATCTTTCGTTCGGGCTCCCGCTGCACGAGCACGAAGATCCGAGAAGCATGGCGGAAGCTGCAAAATTGAATGAAGGCTTCTTGCTGCACGGCGCGATCGATGTGGTGGAGCGGCATGTCGCAACGAGCCAATGCCGCGTGACGGACATCAAGACGGGGACGAGTTTCGCGAAGCCGACGATGGTGATCGGTGGGGGAGAAGTTTTGCAGCCGGTGCTTTACGCGCTTTCGTACGAGGCCGTATGGAATGAACGCGTGGTCGACGCGCGTTTGTCCTTCTGTACCCATCGAGGAGGTCATACCGAGCACGTGATCGCGCTGGACGGTGCTGCGCGCGAGCGAGCGAAACGCGTACTCGAGCTCGTCGACGATGCGATCGACAAAGGGTTTTTCCCGGCAGCACCACGGGAAAACGCCTGCGACAATTGTGGCTATCGCATCGTTTGCGGCCCCCACGAAGAGCGACGAGCGGCGCGAAAAGACGAAAGCACGGTCGACGATGGCGTCATGTTTTCACGCCTCCGAGCGATCCGGAGCGAGCCGTGA